GCCGACCATCGGCTGGATGGCCGACCTGGACCGCATGAAGGTCGAAGAGCTGCGCCACTGGTACCAATCCTGGTACGTGCCGAACAATGCCACCTTGGTTGTGGTCGGTGACGTTACCCCGGACGAGGTGAAAAGCCTGGCCCAGCGCTACTTTGGCCCGATTCCCAAGCGTGACGTGCCACCGGCCAAGATCCCGATGGAACTGGCCGAGCCCGGCGAGCGCCTGCTGACCATGAAAGTGCAGACCCAACTGCCGAGCGTGATCCTGGGCTTCAACGTGCCAGGCCTGGCCACCGCAGAAGACAAACGGTCGGTGCAGGCGCTGCGCCTGATCTCGGCGTTGCTGGACGGCGGCTACAGTGCACGGATCTCCGAACAGTTGGAGCGCGGTGAAGAGCTGGTGTCCGCCGCCTCCACCAACTACGACGCCTACACCCGTGGCGACACCCTGTTCATGCTGACCGCCACCCCCAACCAGCAGAAGAAAAAGACCGTCGCCCAAGCCGAAGCCGGCCTGTGGCGCCTGCTGGAAGAGCTGAAGGCCAAGCCGCCGACCGCCGAAGAACTGGAACGTATCCGTGCCCAGGTGATTGCCGGCCTGGTCTACCAGCGTGATTCCATCACCAGCCAGGCCACGGCCATTGGCTCCCTGGAGACCGTTGGCCTGTCCTGGAAACTGATGGACACCG
The genomic region above belongs to Pseudomonas azotoformans and contains:
- a CDS encoding M16 family metallopeptidase, with the translated sequence MNALARRAAGLLFSTVCLPLSALAADPQPTHEFTLDNGLKVVVREDHRAPVVVSQVWYKVGSSYETPGQTGLSHALEHMMFKGSAKVGPGEASLILRDLGAEENAFTSDDYTAYYQVLARDRLGVAFELEADRMASLRLPADEFSREIEVIKEERRLRTDDNPMSKAYERFKAMAFPASGYHTPTIGWMADLDRMKVEELRHWYQSWYVPNNATLVVVGDVTPDEVKSLAQRYFGPIPKRDVPPAKIPMELAEPGERLLTMKVQTQLPSVILGFNVPGLATAEDKRSVQALRLISALLDGGYSARISEQLERGEELVSAASTNYDAYTRGDTLFMLTATPNQQKKKTVAQAEAGLWRLLEELKAKPPTAEELERIRAQVIAGLVYQRDSITSQATAIGSLETVGLSWKLMDTELADLQSVTPDDIQKAARTYFTRERLSVAHVLPLETAHE